The Listeria swaminathanii genome has a window encoding:
- a CDS encoding glutamate decarboxylase, producing MLYSENDKRKHESYRIPLFGSEEESTSIPKYVLKKEPMEPRIAYQLVKDQLMDEGNARQNLATFCQTYMEKEAEVLMSETLAKNAIDKSEYPQTAELENRCVNILADLWNAPKDMSYLGTSTVGSSEACMLGGLAMKFRWRNNAEKRGLDIQAKRPNLIISSGYQVCWEKFCVYWDVDMRVVPMDKEHLSLDVDKVFDFVDEYTIGIVGILGITYTGKFDDIALLNEKVEIYNEKNEHQLVIHIDGASGAMFTPFVNPELPWDFRLKNVVSINTSGHKYGLVYPGVGWILWKDKEYLPKELIFEVSYLGGSMPTMAINFSRSASQIIGQYYNFLRYGFEGYREIHEKTKKTALYLTKTVEKSGYFEIINDGANLPIVCYKMKDDLDVEWTLYDLADQLLMKGWQVPAYPLPADLSDTIIQRFVCRADLGHNVAEEFAADFRDALHNLEHARVLYHDKGRNDSYGFTH from the coding sequence ATGCTTTATAGTGAAAACGACAAGCGAAAACATGAAAGTTATCGAATCCCGCTTTTTGGATCTGAGGAAGAAAGTACGAGTATCCCGAAATATGTCTTGAAAAAGGAACCAATGGAACCGCGCATTGCTTATCAACTTGTGAAAGATCAACTGATGGATGAAGGAAATGCCCGGCAGAACTTGGCGACTTTTTGTCAGACGTATATGGAAAAAGAGGCAGAAGTACTGATGTCCGAAACGCTTGCGAAAAATGCGATTGATAAATCCGAGTATCCGCAAACAGCAGAACTGGAAAATCGCTGCGTCAATATTTTAGCAGATTTATGGAATGCGCCAAAGGATATGTCTTACTTAGGTACGTCAACTGTTGGTTCGTCGGAAGCGTGTATGCTTGGCGGCTTGGCAATGAAGTTTCGCTGGCGTAATAATGCTGAAAAGCGCGGATTAGATATTCAGGCGAAGCGCCCTAACTTGATTATTTCATCAGGCTATCAAGTTTGCTGGGAAAAGTTTTGCGTGTACTGGGATGTTGATATGCGTGTCGTACCAATGGATAAAGAGCATCTTAGCCTCGATGTGGATAAAGTATTTGATTTTGTCGATGAGTATACGATTGGGATTGTTGGTATTCTAGGCATTACTTATACCGGGAAATTTGACGATATTGCGCTATTAAATGAAAAAGTAGAAATTTATAATGAAAAAAATGAGCATCAGTTAGTCATTCATATTGACGGGGCGAGTGGCGCGATGTTTACGCCATTTGTAAATCCAGAACTACCTTGGGATTTCCGACTTAAAAATGTAGTTTCGATAAACACTTCGGGTCATAAATACGGCTTAGTGTATCCCGGTGTTGGCTGGATTTTATGGAAAGATAAAGAATACTTACCAAAAGAGCTTATTTTCGAAGTGAGTTATTTAGGTGGTTCGATGCCGACGATGGCAATTAACTTTTCCCGTAGTGCGAGCCAGATTATCGGTCAATATTATAATTTCCTGCGCTATGGTTTTGAAGGCTACCGAGAAATTCACGAAAAAACAAAGAAAACGGCGCTTTACCTTACAAAAACGGTCGAAAAAAGTGGCTATTTTGAGATTATAAATGATGGCGCTAATTTGCCGATTGTTTGTTATAAGATGAAGGACGACCTTGATGTGGAATGGACTTTGTACGATCTTGCTGACCAGCTTTTGATGAAAGGATGGCAAGTTCCGGCGTATCCACTACCGGCTGATTTAAGTGATACCATTATTCAACGTTTTGTTTGCCGGGCGGATTTAGGCCATAATGTGGCGGAAGAATTTGCCGCTGATTTCAGAGATGCGCTTCATAATTTAGAGCATGCCAGAGTGCTTTATCATGACAAAGGACGAAACGATTCTTACGGATTTACGCATTAA
- a CDS encoding FecCD family ABC transporter permease, translating to MTTVKAHDPRRKRRRITFIVVIVLLILAFFYGLTTGSVKVTYSDAWQTLTGGGSDLANQLIWNLRLPRLLIAFLVGAALAIAGCLLQGVMRNPLADPGVIGVSAGGGFVAILMTLAFPALASFVPIGAFLGAFGTAILIYLLAWDRGVSPLRVILSGVAINAFIGAMTSGVMVLYSNRVQSVISWMTGTLSGKSWYHLDMIWPYMLVGFVLSGFAIRSSNVLLLGDDAAKLLGFSVERHRFFIIMLAAFLSGVAVSVAGLIGFVGLVVPHIFRLIIGNDYKYLLPLSALGGALLVGFADTAARSWFGSIELPVGILLAMIGAPFFLFLLQRGRVAS from the coding sequence ATGACAACTGTGAAGGCGCACGATCCGCGGCGAAAACGTAGACGGATAACTTTTATTGTAGTAATTGTTTTACTTATTTTAGCTTTTTTCTACGGGCTGACAACGGGGTCCGTGAAAGTTACATATAGTGACGCTTGGCAAACTTTGACTGGCGGCGGAAGTGATTTAGCGAATCAATTGATTTGGAATTTGCGTTTGCCACGGTTGTTAATTGCTTTCTTAGTCGGGGCAGCGCTGGCGATTGCTGGTTGTTTGCTACAAGGAGTCATGCGAAATCCGTTAGCTGACCCAGGAGTGATTGGAGTTTCAGCGGGTGGTGGATTTGTGGCGATTTTAATGACGCTAGCATTTCCGGCATTAGCTTCTTTTGTTCCAATTGGGGCGTTTTTAGGAGCATTTGGTACGGCGATTTTGATTTATTTACTAGCGTGGGATCGTGGTGTTTCGCCGTTACGTGTCATTTTGTCCGGTGTGGCGATTAATGCCTTTATTGGGGCGATGACTTCTGGCGTAATGGTGCTTTATAGCAACCGGGTCCAAAGTGTTATCTCGTGGATGACCGGGACGCTTTCTGGTAAAAGTTGGTATCATTTGGATATGATTTGGCCGTATATGTTGGTTGGTTTTGTTTTAAGTGGTTTTGCGATTCGTTCTTCTAATGTATTGCTACTTGGGGACGATGCGGCGAAATTGCTTGGCTTTTCCGTAGAACGACATCGCTTTTTCATCATTATGTTAGCGGCGTTTCTAAGTGGTGTTGCGGTCAGCGTAGCCGGATTGATTGGTTTCGTTGGACTGGTTGTACCACATATTTTCCGTTTGATTATCGGCAATGACTACAAGTATTTACTGCCATTATCGGCACTCGGCGGGGCGTTATTAGTTGGCTTTGCTGATACAGCGGCGAGAAGTTGGTTTGGATCGATCGAACTTCCGGTGGGGATTTTACTAGCAATGATTGGCGCACCATTCTTCTTATTCCTACTACAAAGAGGGAGGGTTGCTTCATGA
- a CDS encoding alpha/beta hydrolase translates to MAILELNFKSECLAMQTSVTVILPETETLYHGSISKYKTLYILHGLSNNHTTYVRNTNIERYATEKGLAVIMPAADHSFYSNMVHGRDFFEFVSTELPHVMKNWLPISDKREDTFIAGHSMGGYGAFKVALTFPEKFQAAASMSGVMDINYIIKEDCFENFSTRAITGEMTSQTGTENDLFHLLETNLNKQIKLPSLFQNCGTEDFLYEDNIRFRDFALSNNAPLEYREGPGDHDWEFWDKSIKEIIDWLPL, encoded by the coding sequence TTGGCTATTTTAGAACTAAATTTTAAATCAGAATGTTTAGCTATGCAAACAAGTGTAACGGTGATTTTACCCGAAACAGAAACACTTTATCATGGCTCGATTTCTAAATATAAAACTTTATATATTCTTCACGGCTTATCTAATAACCACACAACTTATGTACGTAATACAAATATCGAACGCTACGCCACGGAAAAAGGACTCGCTGTCATCATGCCCGCCGCAGACCATAGTTTCTATTCTAACATGGTTCACGGTCGCGATTTTTTTGAGTTTGTTAGCACAGAACTTCCACACGTAATGAAAAACTGGCTACCCATTTCCGATAAACGGGAAGACACTTTCATCGCGGGGCATTCAATGGGAGGTTATGGTGCGTTCAAAGTTGCACTTACTTTCCCAGAAAAATTCCAAGCCGCGGCAAGTATGTCCGGTGTCATGGATATTAATTATATCATTAAAGAAGACTGCTTCGAAAATTTCAGCACGCGCGCCATTACCGGCGAAATGACCAGCCAAACTGGCACAGAAAACGATCTATTTCACTTATTAGAAACTAATTTAAACAAGCAAATCAAGCTACCATCCCTCTTCCAAAATTGCGGCACAGAAGATTTCCTTTATGAGGATAATATTCGTTTCCGCGATTTCGCTCTTTCCAATAATGCGCCGCTAGAATACCGCGAAGGACCCGGCGACCATGATTGGGAATTTTGGGATAAGAGCATCAAAGAAATTATTGATTGGCTCCCACTTTAA
- a CDS encoding arsenate reductase family protein, with translation MINFYWYPKCSTCKKAKAWLENEHVDFKEVDIKTETPTAKELQQWHEASGLPIRRFFNTSGIKYRELGLKDKLDTLSPEEAYELLASDGMLIKRPLTTNGKEVTLGFKEEDFEATWK, from the coding sequence ATGATTAATTTTTATTGGTATCCAAAATGTAGCACCTGCAAGAAAGCAAAAGCATGGCTTGAGAATGAACATGTTGATTTTAAAGAAGTAGACATTAAAACAGAAACCCCGACTGCCAAGGAATTACAACAATGGCATGAAGCTAGCGGGCTTCCAATCCGTCGTTTCTTTAATACAAGTGGGATTAAATATCGCGAACTTGGCTTGAAAGATAAACTCGATACACTTTCGCCGGAAGAAGCTTATGAATTGCTTGCTTCAGATGGTATGCTAATCAAACGACCACTAACAACAAACGGCAAAGAAGTGACGCTTGGTTTTAAAGAAGAAGATTTTGAAGCAACTTGGAAATAG
- the rodA gene encoding rod shape-determining protein RodA produces MNQQNKLAGRIDYGIVLSMMLLMIISLVSIYSAQLTNNQYDANFVVKQGMWFVVSTFAIIVVMQLDYDRLTKWAYYFYGLGLFLLVFVLLFGKEVKGAKSWIVIPFLGNIQPSEVVKVILIVVLAKVIWDHNRTYKVHNFKLDAWLLTKIGLFTLIPLILIMLQPDLGTALVFIAIMSGMILISGITWKIIVPLFGSIAAIGTALIWMVIYHQNWLTSLGFKPYQFERITTWINPENDPQGGGYQVLRAMTAIGSGQISGNGAGYDAIAIPENHNDFIFTIVAGDYGFIGASILLAIYFLLIYQIIRVALDVAVPFYSYICTGVVMMLMFHVLENVGMNIGLLPITGIPLPFISYGGSALLGNMMAVGLVLGIRFNFKKSMFEVKEENHAS; encoded by the coding sequence ATGAATCAACAAAATAAACTAGCTGGACGCATTGATTACGGGATTGTTTTATCGATGATGTTACTTATGATAATCAGTTTGGTGTCCATTTATAGTGCACAATTAACAAATAATCAATACGACGCTAACTTTGTTGTAAAGCAAGGTATGTGGTTCGTGGTTTCGACCTTTGCGATTATTGTCGTGATGCAACTAGATTATGACCGGCTTACGAAATGGGCTTATTACTTTTACGGACTAGGTCTATTTTTACTTGTATTTGTGTTGCTCTTTGGGAAAGAAGTAAAGGGCGCGAAAAGCTGGATTGTTATTCCGTTTTTAGGGAACATTCAGCCATCTGAGGTTGTAAAAGTAATACTGATTGTTGTTTTAGCCAAAGTGATTTGGGATCATAACCGGACGTATAAGGTTCATAATTTTAAATTGGATGCTTGGTTACTAACTAAAATCGGCTTATTTACTTTAATACCACTTATTCTAATTATGTTGCAACCCGATTTAGGGACGGCGCTTGTATTTATCGCCATTATGTCAGGAATGATTCTTATTTCCGGGATTACTTGGAAAATTATCGTGCCGCTCTTTGGTTCGATTGCGGCGATTGGGACGGCGCTGATTTGGATGGTTATTTATCATCAGAATTGGCTAACGAGTCTTGGTTTCAAGCCGTATCAATTTGAACGGATTACGACTTGGATAAATCCGGAAAATGACCCTCAAGGCGGGGGCTATCAGGTGCTGCGAGCGATGACGGCAATTGGTTCCGGGCAGATTTCGGGAAACGGTGCGGGATATGACGCAATCGCTATTCCGGAAAATCACAATGACTTTATTTTTACAATTGTAGCCGGCGATTATGGCTTTATTGGCGCTAGTATTTTACTGGCAATTTATTTCTTACTCATTTACCAAATTATTCGTGTCGCACTCGATGTCGCTGTACCATTTTATTCTTATATTTGTACGGGTGTTGTTATGATGTTAATGTTCCACGTGCTGGAAAATGTTGGTATGAATATCGGTTTACTTCCGATTACGGGTATTCCGCTTCCGTTTATTAGTTACGGTGGTAGTGCGCTGCTCGGGAATATGATGGCAGTCGGGCTCGTTCTCGGGATAAGGTTCAACTTTAAGAAATCGATGTTTGAAGTGAAAGAAGAAAATCACGCATCTTAA
- the rodA gene encoding rod shape-determining protein RodA, translated as MARNRKKAVRVDYSIIFLMMLLCVIGLVAIYVAGLVNDQYTNNFLLQQSIWIVISTGVVVVIVLFFDYDKLQWAAYYLYGIGNLLLVLVLIVGDERKGSKSWISIGSLGSLQPSELMKSFLILALAKVIWDHNKKYKLHTVNLDMQLLLKIGIVSILPLGLVALQPDLGTILVFIAIIVGMVFISGVTWKILLPVFSSIALIGGTLIYLVMYNQAFLQKLGFKPYQFKRITSWLRPEEDPLGDGMQLLRSMQAIGSGQLQGNGIGNQAIAIPENHNDFIFSIIGGNFGFIGGCVLIMLYFLLIYQIIRVALDINIPFYSYICTGVCSMILFHVLENIGMTIGLLPITGIPLLFVSYGGSSLLGAFMALGLVLSARYNAPEVNLGKGNRFM; from the coding sequence ATGGCTAGAAATAGAAAAAAGGCAGTTCGAGTAGATTATTCGATTATATTTTTAATGATGTTGCTTTGTGTTATTGGTCTTGTGGCGATTTATGTTGCTGGACTTGTTAACGACCAATATACAAATAATTTCTTATTGCAACAGTCTATTTGGATTGTTATTTCTACTGGAGTAGTTGTTGTTATTGTACTTTTTTTCGACTATGATAAACTGCAATGGGCGGCGTACTATCTTTATGGAATTGGTAACTTACTGCTTGTGCTTGTATTAATTGTTGGTGACGAGCGAAAAGGTTCCAAGAGTTGGATTAGTATAGGATCGCTTGGAAGTCTGCAACCATCGGAATTAATGAAAAGTTTTTTAATTTTAGCACTTGCAAAAGTAATTTGGGACCATAATAAAAAATATAAATTACATACCGTAAACTTAGATATGCAATTACTTTTAAAAATAGGTATTGTTTCTATTCTTCCGCTAGGTCTAGTAGCGCTTCAACCGGACTTGGGAACGATTTTAGTTTTTATTGCTATTATTGTTGGTATGGTATTTATTAGTGGCGTTACTTGGAAAATTTTATTACCAGTTTTTAGTTCGATTGCGCTCATTGGTGGGACTTTAATCTATTTAGTTATGTATAATCAAGCATTCTTACAAAAATTAGGATTCAAACCGTACCAATTTAAACGTATCACTTCTTGGCTAAGACCGGAAGAGGATCCGCTTGGTGATGGGATGCAGTTGCTGCGTTCGATGCAGGCGATTGGTTCGGGGCAACTGCAAGGGAATGGAATAGGTAACCAGGCGATTGCGATTCCGGAAAACCATAATGATTTTATTTTCTCTATTATTGGTGGAAATTTCGGTTTCATTGGTGGCTGTGTGCTTATTATGTTATACTTTTTACTGATTTACCAAATAATTCGAGTGGCTTTAGATATTAATATTCCTTTTTACTCGTATATTTGTACGGGTGTTTGCTCGATGATTTTATTTCACGTTTTAGAAAATATCGGGATGACGATTGGTCTTCTTCCAATTACCGGTATTCCACTACTTTTTGTCAGTTATGGGGGAAGCTCACTTCTTGGCGCGTTTATGGCACTTGGGCTCGTGTTATCGGCGAGATATAATGCTCCAGAAGTTAACTTAGGAAAAGGAAATCGTTTCATGTGA
- a CDS encoding thioredoxin family protein, protein MCGSCQIASRLVDMVLEADGINHEVAKVDLNYVPDIAQSLEITSVPALVKFKNGQPIDLSYQLHDATAIFEFLYSK, encoded by the coding sequence ATGTGTGGTAGCTGCCAGATAGCAAGTCGCTTGGTGGACATGGTTTTGGAGGCAGACGGCATTAATCATGAAGTCGCAAAAGTAGACTTGAATTATGTGCCTGATATTGCCCAAAGCTTAGAAATCACTTCTGTCCCAGCGTTGGTGAAATTTAAAAACGGCCAACCGATAGATTTGAGCTATCAATTGCACGATGCAACTGCTATTTTTGAATTCCTGTATAGCAAGTAA
- a CDS encoding cation diffusion facilitator family transporter has protein sequence MNHSNLTILSVCSNFVIVVLKLIVGFFTGSVAVISEGIHSSMDLFASIITFFSIRISNQPADEDHPYGHGKAENIAGTIETLLIFVAGIWIIVESVNKLVNPHEIRFPALGIMVMLFGAIINIIVSRVIKKAADEANSVAMKSNALHLYTDVFTSLGIALSLFLVYITGWLWLDPVIAILTAFYIMYEAYKLLKESFPPLMDKRLSTDEEEAIKQIILAHKTKFIEFHDFRSRRAGAEEYIDFHLVVSSTMTIESAHSLCDEIEAEIMGFYAKAEVLIHLEPEEKRVFTRI, from the coding sequence ATGAACCATTCTAATCTTACTATTTTATCTGTGTGTAGTAATTTTGTTATTGTTGTACTTAAATTGATTGTCGGCTTTTTTACGGGTTCAGTGGCAGTGATTTCTGAGGGGATTCACTCGTCCATGGACTTATTTGCGTCAATCATTACATTCTTCTCCATCCGGATTTCTAATCAACCGGCCGATGAAGATCATCCATATGGACATGGGAAAGCAGAAAATATTGCAGGGACAATTGAAACTTTACTGATTTTCGTGGCGGGTATTTGGATTATTGTTGAATCCGTTAATAAACTAGTAAATCCACACGAAATTCGTTTTCCGGCGCTTGGTATTATGGTGATGCTATTTGGTGCTATCATTAATATTATTGTGTCACGTGTGATTAAAAAAGCAGCTGATGAAGCTAATTCAGTTGCAATGAAATCCAATGCGCTACATTTATATACTGATGTTTTCACCTCGCTTGGTATTGCGCTTAGTTTATTCCTTGTATACATAACTGGCTGGCTTTGGTTAGATCCAGTCATTGCGATTTTAACGGCGTTTTACATCATGTATGAGGCATATAAACTGTTAAAAGAGTCTTTCCCGCCATTAATGGATAAACGCTTATCTACGGACGAAGAAGAAGCTATTAAGCAGATTATTTTAGCGCATAAAACTAAATTTATTGAATTTCATGATTTTCGTTCAAGACGGGCTGGAGCAGAGGAATATATTGATTTTCATTTAGTCGTATCTTCCACTATGACAATCGAAAGTGCGCATTCGCTTTGTGATGAAATTGAGGCAGAGATTATGGGTTTTTATGCGAAAGCGGAGGTTCTTATCCACTTAGAACCAGAAGAAAAGCGCGTATTTACTAGAATTTGA
- the cesR gene encoding response regulator CesR encodes MTTSILIADDDKEIVDLVKLYLQNEGYTIYQAYDGAEVWRLVQEKQPTLVILDIMMPEMNGLEVCRLMRDNGILTPILMLSAKAEDNDKIMGLLTGADDYMVKPFNPLELSVRVKAILRRMQQMSQVEPVSQDKVIIGPIVVDRGLHVVTVSGKELHLTTSEFDILFLLASEPGRVFSSEYIFEKIWQEKALGASKTVMVHISNLRDKLREAMGGENVIKTIWGVGYKIEI; translated from the coding sequence ATGACAACTTCTATTTTAATTGCGGATGATGATAAAGAAATTGTTGATTTAGTGAAATTATATTTGCAAAATGAAGGATATACGATTTATCAAGCGTACGATGGTGCGGAAGTATGGCGTTTAGTGCAAGAAAAACAGCCAACTTTAGTGATATTAGATATAATGATGCCGGAAATGAACGGCTTAGAAGTATGCCGATTAATGAGAGATAATGGGATTTTAACACCCATTTTAATGCTAAGTGCCAAAGCAGAAGACAACGATAAAATTATGGGGCTTTTAACAGGAGCGGATGATTACATGGTCAAACCGTTCAACCCCCTAGAGCTTTCTGTACGTGTAAAAGCGATTCTAAGAAGAATGCAGCAAATGAGCCAAGTGGAGCCAGTTAGCCAAGACAAAGTCATTATCGGACCTATTGTGGTTGATCGAGGCCTACATGTAGTAACCGTTAGTGGAAAAGAACTGCATTTGACGACTTCGGAATTTGATATTTTATTTTTACTAGCAAGTGAACCTGGTCGCGTCTTTAGTTCCGAATATATTTTTGAGAAAATTTGGCAAGAAAAAGCACTTGGAGCAAGTAAAACGGTCATGGTTCATATCAGTAATTTGCGCGATAAATTGCGAGAGGCGATGGGCGGCGAAAATGTGATTAAGACCATTTGGGGAGTAGGGTACAAAATTGAAATCTAA
- a CDS encoding ABC transporter substrate-binding protein yields the protein MKKITILTLSITAALLLASCGNDTATDTNNKITKNETKSKAALSITDMAGRDVSFDKKPERIIALTNADMNIIYALGGTVVGRQTTDASGVPDGAKKATEVGNTHDLNLEKIAALGADAIVASSEQNLKDVPALEGVGPKVVLTGANSIDEIKKQTAVLGELLGKETKAKELEANIDQKVAEVKQKQQGKKVRALLVLGAPGSNYAALPSSLSGNVLEIAGGENVAKDFKGVENFPQYASINVEKIVAADPEVIFLMIHGGDEKETEAAFKKEMKQNQAWNSTSAVKNDHIVVLPAELFGTNPGIKIDQALDYMTDELNKVDN from the coding sequence ATGAAGAAAATAACTATATTGACGTTAAGTATAACAGCCGCACTACTCCTTGCTTCGTGTGGAAATGATACTGCAACGGATACGAATAATAAAATTACGAAAAACGAAACGAAATCAAAAGCAGCTCTATCAATAACAGATATGGCTGGTCGCGATGTTTCTTTTGATAAAAAACCAGAACGAATTATTGCGCTGACGAATGCCGATATGAATATTATCTATGCACTAGGCGGAACGGTGGTTGGTCGCCAAACGACGGACGCAAGTGGTGTTCCTGATGGCGCGAAAAAGGCAACAGAAGTCGGAAATACCCATGATTTAAACTTAGAAAAAATTGCCGCTCTTGGTGCAGATGCGATTGTAGCAAGTTCTGAGCAAAATTTAAAAGATGTTCCCGCGCTGGAAGGCGTTGGCCCAAAAGTCGTTTTAACTGGAGCAAATTCGATTGACGAAATCAAAAAACAAACAGCCGTACTTGGCGAACTTTTAGGTAAAGAAACGAAAGCCAAAGAGTTAGAAGCAAATATTGATCAAAAGGTAGCAGAAGTGAAGCAAAAGCAACAAGGCAAAAAAGTACGCGCGCTTCTTGTTCTTGGAGCTCCTGGAAGTAACTACGCCGCACTTCCATCTTCGTTAAGCGGAAATGTGTTAGAAATTGCTGGCGGAGAAAATGTCGCGAAAGATTTTAAAGGTGTGGAAAACTTTCCGCAATATGCTTCGATAAATGTAGAAAAAATTGTTGCAGCTGATCCGGAAGTAATCTTCTTAATGATTCACGGTGGAGACGAAAAAGAAACAGAAGCAGCTTTTAAGAAAGAAATGAAACAAAATCAAGCTTGGAACTCAACAAGCGCCGTTAAAAATGATCATATTGTCGTACTTCCGGCAGAACTTTTCGGAACGAATCCCGGTATAAAAATTGATCAAGCATTGGATTATATGACAGATGAATTAAATAAGGTGGATAACTAA
- a CDS encoding ABC transporter ATP-binding protein: MKPALELKNVSFSRKRDFEMKAVNALIPEGKITTLIGPNGSGKSTMLRLMMHLLKPDSGEILLDDKNITEIPSKDLAKKMTMLSQAPEGLVDVMVHDLVAYGRLPHRSWLSTLQEEDEDVIQWAIKVCNLEELAYRPLHSLSGGERQRAWLAMALAQKTPILLLDEPTTYLDIAHQLELLDLLVHLNKEYNLTIVLVLHDLNQAAIYSDYVFVCENGQLVKNGTPREVFTTKLLHDVFHITADITEKDGKQHIHPLASTRFEY, encoded by the coding sequence ATGAAACCAGCATTAGAACTAAAAAATGTTTCTTTCTCGCGTAAAAGAGATTTTGAAATGAAAGCCGTGAATGCGCTTATCCCAGAAGGCAAAATCACGACACTTATCGGCCCAAATGGCTCGGGGAAATCAACTATGCTTCGTTTAATGATGCACCTTTTGAAACCGGATAGTGGAGAAATTTTACTGGATGACAAAAATATTACTGAGATACCTTCCAAAGATTTAGCGAAAAAAATGACGATGTTATCGCAGGCGCCAGAAGGATTGGTGGATGTGATGGTGCATGACTTGGTTGCTTACGGTCGCTTGCCACATCGGAGTTGGCTTTCTACTTTGCAAGAAGAGGATGAGGATGTAATTCAGTGGGCAATTAAGGTGTGTAATTTAGAAGAACTAGCGTATCGACCGCTGCATTCATTGTCGGGCGGGGAACGTCAACGCGCCTGGCTAGCAATGGCTCTCGCGCAGAAAACACCGATTTTACTACTAGATGAACCTACCACCTACTTAGATATTGCGCACCAACTGGAATTGTTAGATTTACTCGTTCATTTAAATAAAGAATATAATTTAACTATCGTACTCGTTTTACATGATTTAAATCAAGCGGCAATTTATAGTGATTATGTTTTTGTATGTGAAAATGGACAATTAGTCAAAAATGGTACGCCTAGAGAAGTCTTCACAACGAAACTACTTCACGATGTTTTCCATATTACAGCTGATATTACCGAAAAAGATGGCAAACAGCATATTCATCCACTTGCTTCGACCCGATTTGAATATTAA
- the gcvH gene encoding glycine cleavage system protein GcvH: MSLPKDLLYTEEHEWVKADDGSYVIGITDFAQDQLGDIVFVELPEVGDTVAKGDSIGSIESVKTVSDFYAPVTGKVVAVNETLEDEPELINSNPYDTGWILKLEEVEEADVTALLSSDDYEKVLD, encoded by the coding sequence ATGAGTTTACCAAAAGACTTATTGTACACAGAAGAACATGAATGGGTGAAAGCGGACGATGGTAGTTATGTTATTGGGATTACTGACTTTGCTCAAGATCAATTAGGGGATATCGTGTTTGTTGAATTGCCAGAAGTTGGCGATACTGTAGCGAAAGGCGACTCAATTGGGAGCATTGAATCTGTAAAAACAGTATCTGATTTTTACGCACCAGTAACTGGTAAAGTAGTTGCTGTTAATGAAACGTTAGAAGATGAACCAGAATTAATTAATAGTAATCCATACGATACAGGCTGGATTTTAAAACTTGAAGAAGTAGAAGAAGCAGACGTAACGGCTCTTTTATCAAGTGATGATTATGAAAAAGTATTAGATTAA